ACGACACGGGCGGCGGCACTGCGGCCGACCCTGCGCAAGCCGTCCGGACAGCAGGGCTAGGGCATACAGGGGCCAGGGCATACGGGAGGGGGTGACCACCGGTCGGTGGTCACCCCCTCACTCGTCTTCGAGGAGCGCCGCGTGTGCTGCTTCCGCGGGGCCGGGTGCCTGCTACTGGCCGCCCTGTTGCTCGTCGCGGCGGCGCTGCCAGCGCTGCTCGATACGATCCATCACCGAGCGCCGCTGCCGTCCCTGGCTGCGGGCCTGCGGAGCGCCTGCGGCGGGCTGTTCGCCAGGCTTGGGGGCCTTGCGCCAACCGGTCACGGCGAGAACCGCACAGCCCAGCATGACGAGGAATCCCACCACGCTGACCCAAATCTGCAGCGTGACCATGCCGGCGATGAGGAGCGCGATACCTACGAGGAAGCCGGCCACTGCTTGGTAGACCCGTCGCCGGGTGTACGTGCGCAGGCCGCTTCCTTCGAGCGCTGTCGCGAACTTGGGGTCTTCGGCGTACAGCGCTCGCTCCATCTGCTCAAGCATTCGCTGCTCGTGCTCCGAGAGCGGCACGGAGTCCTCCTCATCGTGCAGTCGCCGGGGCGACCCGGGGGGTCCCTTCAGGATAGGCAGGGAATCGCCCCCGTGAAACCCGCCCCTCTACGCCAATTGGCCAACCGGAACCCGTCATGGCCGTTCCGACTCGCTGAGGCTTCCATTCCCCAGGAGCCGTCCCGTCATGCCGGGCGGTCTCCCTCGATCATACGGCGCCGGGCCCCCGATCGGGGGGCCTGTGGCGTACTCCATGTGCTGTCGAGCCCCTGATCAGGGGTCCGGCGCGGGAGGCCACTCACGCCTCGCGGGCACCCCGCGTCTCGCCGAGCACATGAAGCTGCGTGGCCACGGAGTGGAACGCGGGGAGCTCGGCCACCGCGGCCTCCAGCTTCAGCAGCGCGTCCAGGGCGCCGGGCTCGGTGTCCACGAGGACTCCGGGCACCAGGTCGGCGAAGACCCGCACCCCGTGCACGGCTCCGACATCCAGGCCCGCGCCCTCGACGAACGCGGCGAGCTGCTCGGCGGTGAAACGGTGCGGAACGGGATCGGCCTCGCCCCAGCGGCCGTTCGGGTCGTCGAGGGCCTGGCGGGCCTCCTTGAAGTGGCCGGCCAGGGCGCGCGCGAGCACGGCACCGCCGAGCCCCGCGGCGAGCAGGCTGAGGACGCCCTCGGGGCGCAGCGCGGCCACCACGGTGCGGACGCCCTCGGCGGGGTCGTCCACGTACTCCAGGACGCCGTGGCACAGCACCGCGTCGTAGCCGCCGCGCTCGACCACGTCGAAGAGGCCGTGCGCGTCGCCCTGGACGCCCTGCACGCGGTCGGCGACACCGGCCTCGGCGGCGCGGCGCTCCAGCGCGAACAGCGCGTTCGGGCTGGGGTCGACGACGGTGACGCGGTGCCCGAGGCGGGCGACGGGCACCGCGAAGTTGCCGCTGCCGCCTCCGGTGTCGAGGACGTCCAGCGCGTCCCGACCCGTGGCCTTGACCCGGCGGTCGAGGGCGTCCTGAAGGACGTCCCAGACCACGGCGGTACGGAGGGAGGCGCGGGGGCGGCTCGGGTCCGACACGGCAGTTGACTCCTCGGCGCGGCACCGCCTGTGCACGGCGGAGCGAACGGGCTGCCTCCTCCGCACCGGAAGGGGTGGAGGGAAGGCTTCAGGCGCCCTCCACCCTATTGCCTCCGGTGCCGTAGCTGGTCATGTGTCTCGCGGGGCGAGCACTGCCTAGGCGTCGCGCTGGAAGACTGGAAGAGCGGTGATGAGCCCGCGGGCCGGTGGGGGCTGGTCGCGCCGTTCCCCGCGCCCCTTTCGGGGCGCTGTACATCACCGGAGTTCGCCCGGGCGCCGTTTACCCTGCTCGATCCCCCGGTCGCTCCGGGTCCTGGCGTGGCTGGGGCAGGACCGGCTGGAGGACGAGCATGCGCTCGACCAGGCGCAGGAACATCGCCACGTCGCGGATGAGGTCGTCGGCGTCCCGGCGGGTCGCCGCGCCCTGGATGCCCGCCTCGGCCCGCGCGCGGCGCCGGGCGCCGGAGGCGAACAGGGCGCTCCACTCGGTGAGTTCGGGCGCTATCTCGGGGAGCACTTCCCAGGCGCTGCGGATACGGCCGCGGCGCCGGGCCGTGGGCTCCGGCTGGACGCGCGCGGCGAGGACTGCGGCGGCGGTGCGCAGGGCGGCCAGGTGGGCCGTCGCGTAGCGCTCGTTCGACGTCTCGAGGACGGCTGCCTCGTCCAGTCCGGCGCGGGCCTGGGCGAGGAGGTCGAGGGCGGCTGGTGGGGCCGTGGCCCGGCGGAGCACGGGGTGCACGTCGCTCGCCGGGCCGGTCAGTGAGGGGGCAGGGCCGGAGGCGCGGCGCCGACGGGCGGCGGCTGCGGACGAGTTGGCCATGACGAACCTCCTGTCGTCGTGTGACGGCACGCCCAGTCAGGTAGTGCCGTATGTGACCCATCGTGGGGTATGGCACTGACAATCCGTTCTGACCTGCGCTTTTGCTTCGATCGAAGGTTCGGGTTACTTTTTGCACTGACCAGTCAGTTCAAAAGTTCGCTCGGCGGACAGGGGGCGGGGAACCGTGGGTGGGGTCGGTGTCACGGCCGAGGACTTCGGGGTCGAGGGGCCGCGCGGCTGGGCGTTCCGGGGAGTCTCCCTGGACGCCGGGCCCGGGTCGCTGATCGCCGTGGAAGGGCCGTCCGGGTCCGGGCGTACGAGCCTGCTGCTCGCGCTCACCGGGCGGATGAAGGCGTCCGAAGGGACCGCCGCCGTGGGCGGGTTGACGCTGCCGAAGCAGGCGGCGGCCGTACGCCGGGTCAGCGCGCTGGCCAATGTCGCCGGGGTCACCGACCTCGAACCGGCACTGACCGTCGGCGAGCATCTGCGCGAACGGGCGCTGCTGCAACGGCGGTTCGGGGACTCGGTGCGCGGACTGCTGCGCCCGCGTTCCGAGCGGGCCGTCGAGGCGGGGCTGCGGATCGAGCGGGCGCTGACCGCCGCCGGGCTCGACCGCGAGGCGCTGCCCAAGGGCGCCAGGACCGCCGTACGGGATCTGGAACGGCCGCAGGAGCTGCGGCTGTCCATCGCGCTGGCGCTCATCGGGCGGCCTGCGCTGCTCGGGGTCGACGACGTCGATCTCAAGCTCT
The nucleotide sequence above comes from Streptomyces sp. N50. Encoded proteins:
- a CDS encoding DUF3040 domain-containing protein translates to MPLSEHEQRMLEQMERALYAEDPKFATALEGSGLRTYTRRRVYQAVAGFLVGIALLIAGMVTLQIWVSVVGFLVMLGCAVLAVTGWRKAPKPGEQPAAGAPQARSQGRQRRSVMDRIEQRWQRRRDEQQGGQ
- a CDS encoding methyltransferase; this translates as MSDPSRPRASLRTAVVWDVLQDALDRRVKATGRDALDVLDTGGGSGNFAVPVARLGHRVTVVDPSPNALFALERRAAEAGVADRVQGVQGDAHGLFDVVERGGYDAVLCHGVLEYVDDPAEGVRTVVAALRPEGVLSLLAAGLGGAVLARALAGHFKEARQALDDPNGRWGEADPVPHRFTAEQLAAFVEGAGLDVGAVHGVRVFADLVPGVLVDTEPGALDALLKLEAAVAELPAFHSVATQLHVLGETRGAREA
- a CDS encoding SAV_6107 family HEPN domain-containing protein, with protein sequence MANSSAAAARRRRASGPAPSLTGPASDVHPVLRRATAPPAALDLLAQARAGLDEAAVLETSNERYATAHLAALRTAAAVLAARVQPEPTARRRGRIRSAWEVLPEIAPELTEWSALFASGARRRARAEAGIQGAATRRDADDLIRDVAMFLRLVERMLVLQPVLPQPRQDPERPGDRAG
- a CDS encoding ATP-binding cassette domain-containing protein — translated: MGGVGVTAEDFGVEGPRGWAFRGVSLDAGPGSLIAVEGPSGSGRTSLLLALTGRMKASEGTAAVGGLTLPKQAAAVRRVSALANVAGVTDLEPALTVGEHLRERALLQRRFGDSVRGLLRPRSERAVEAGLRIERALTAAGLDREALPKGARTAVRDLERPQELRLSIALALIGRPALLGVDDVDLKLSDAERAEIWDLLRSLADSGTTVVAVSTEGTEKADARATTGRA